One part of the Streptosporangiales bacterium genome encodes these proteins:
- a CDS encoding SpoIIE family protein phosphatase, which yields MNRLDDLFGEAPYGLVHLDARLRFVWANEAFVARTRLDSAELYGRTFAEVFPDLDQDAERVARAILRGEETSAEHLVRVPSRTDLSTTYAFHLVLHPVTWPDGSRGLSVLVTEATDEVEASARLAIATERLHLLSDLGGQMSATFDVDRIVELTAELLLPVLGDACAVDVLDDDDPLVRRVTRASSVHDGMPTSSYPGPVTSAAQIAPPPPVGQVLRSGGLLRYPDVPAGLVDDSTEDRVGATVVVPMRARGQIVGAVSLARFGASRGYEPDEIAFAVEAAGRIGVALDNARLFATQRDMASTLQHALLPQRLPQLPGVEVAARYIAGTAGTEVGGDWFDIMPLPDGTLGLVIGDVMGRGVRAAAVMGQLRAAVRAYALLNLAPGRLLRHLDQVVESLDDVQLVTCLYGILDPRTGAFRYAKAGHHPPVLRGPDGYVATLESPSAPPLGLLEMVDDAPVEYATMVPRGATLLLYTDGLVEERAIDPDVRHDQLTRGFSAADGSPERMVDAVLAAMGRTGAHHDDIALLAVHLPDTATPPDDPADEARFTVTSAPASVSAARHLLADVLASWGLAPLRDTATLLVSETVTNALLHARSSADVHVHRTADGIEVEVRDLDARLPSPRAVDPDDETGRGLHLLDELSVAWGAEPSETGKCVWFRLALPRDRDR from the coding sequence GTGAACCGGCTCGACGACCTGTTCGGCGAGGCACCGTACGGCCTCGTCCACCTCGACGCGCGGCTGCGCTTCGTCTGGGCCAACGAGGCGTTCGTGGCGCGCACCCGCCTCGACTCCGCCGAGCTGTACGGACGCACGTTCGCGGAGGTCTTCCCCGACCTCGACCAGGACGCCGAGCGGGTCGCCCGCGCCATCCTGCGCGGCGAGGAGACCTCGGCCGAGCACCTCGTCAGGGTGCCCTCGCGCACCGACCTGTCGACGACGTACGCGTTCCACCTCGTCCTCCATCCGGTGACGTGGCCCGACGGCTCACGCGGGCTCAGCGTGCTCGTCACCGAGGCGACCGACGAGGTCGAGGCCAGCGCCCGGCTGGCCATCGCGACGGAGCGCCTGCACCTGCTCTCCGACCTCGGCGGCCAGATGTCCGCCACCTTCGACGTCGACAGGATCGTCGAGCTGACCGCCGAACTGCTGCTGCCGGTACTCGGCGACGCCTGTGCCGTCGACGTGCTCGACGACGACGACCCGCTGGTACGCCGCGTCACCCGCGCCAGCTCCGTCCACGACGGCATGCCCACCTCGTCCTACCCCGGCCCGGTCACGTCCGCGGCCCAGATCGCGCCGCCGCCTCCCGTCGGGCAGGTGCTGCGCTCCGGCGGCCTGCTGCGCTATCCCGACGTCCCCGCGGGCCTCGTCGACGACTCCACCGAGGACCGCGTCGGCGCCACCGTGGTCGTGCCGATGCGTGCACGCGGCCAGATCGTCGGCGCCGTCAGCCTCGCGCGGTTCGGCGCGAGCCGCGGCTACGAGCCCGACGAGATCGCGTTCGCGGTCGAGGCCGCCGGCCGCATCGGCGTCGCGCTCGACAACGCCCGGCTGTTCGCCACCCAGCGCGATATGGCGAGCACCCTGCAGCACGCGTTGCTGCCGCAGCGTCTCCCCCAGCTGCCCGGTGTCGAGGTGGCCGCGCGCTACATCGCGGGTACCGCGGGCACCGAGGTCGGCGGCGACTGGTTCGACATCATGCCGCTGCCCGACGGCACCCTCGGCCTCGTCATCGGCGACGTCATGGGTCGCGGTGTCCGCGCCGCTGCGGTCATGGGCCAGCTGCGCGCCGCCGTCCGCGCGTACGCCCTGCTCAACCTCGCGCCCGGACGGCTGCTGCGTCACCTCGACCAGGTCGTCGAGTCACTCGACGACGTCCAGCTGGTCACCTGTCTCTACGGCATCCTCGACCCCCGCACCGGGGCGTTCCGCTACGCCAAGGCCGGGCACCACCCACCCGTGCTGCGTGGCCCGGACGGCTACGTGGCGACGCTGGAGAGCCCCAGCGCCCCGCCGCTCGGCCTGCTCGAGATGGTCGACGACGCGCCCGTCGAGTACGCCACGATGGTGCCGCGCGGCGCGACGCTGCTGCTCTACACCGACGGTCTCGTCGAGGAGCGCGCGATCGACCCCGACGTACGGCACGACCAGCTCACGAGGGGCTTCTCGGCCGCCGACGGCAGCCCGGAGCGCATGGTCGACGCCGTGCTCGCCGCGATGGGCAGGACCGGCGCGCACCACGACGACATCGCGCTGCTCGCCGTGCACCTCCCCGACACCGCCACGCCGCCGGACGACCCGGCCGACGAGGCGCGCTTCACGGTCACGAGCGCGCCCGCGTCGGTCTCGGCCGCCCGCCACCTCCTCGCGGACGTCCTCGCGTCGTGGGGCCTCGCCCCGCTGAGGGACACCGCGACCCTCCTCGTCAGCGAGACGGTGACCAACGCGCTGCTGCACGCGCGCAGCAGCGCCGACGTCCACGTGCACCGCACCGCCGACGGCATCGAGGTCGAGGTGCGTGATCTCGACGCGCGGCTGCCGTCCCCGCGTGCCGTCGACCCCGACGACGAGACCGGCCGCGGCCTGCACCTGCTCGACGAGCTGTCCGTCGCCTGGGGCGCGGAACCGTCGGAGACCGGCAAGTGCGTCTGGTTCCGCCTGGCCCTCCCCCGCGACCGCGACCGCTGA
- a CDS encoding flap endonuclease, protein MKAPLMLLDSASMYFRAYHGIPDKVTAPDGTPVNAVRGFLDNIGYLVRTRRPGSIVACMDASWRPEFRVAAVPSYKAHRVKYGDVEEVPPALIPQVPVIEECLDALGIARVGVHGYEADDVIGTLAAAAPGPVEVVSGDRDLFQVVDDTRGVRVLYIGRGVSKLQVVDDEWLRLKYGITGATYADFALLRGDPSDGLPGVPGVGERTAADLVEKYGSVDAMLAALDAGDLPKGTAAKIGAAADYLRAAGLVVRVAVDAEIPAHDPALPSAPADPERLVKLSERWGLDSPLNRVLTALKGGGDS, encoded by the coding sequence ATGAAGGCACCGCTCATGCTGCTCGACTCCGCCTCGATGTACTTCCGCGCCTACCACGGCATCCCGGACAAGGTCACCGCGCCCGACGGCACCCCGGTCAACGCCGTGCGCGGCTTCCTCGACAACATCGGCTACCTCGTCCGCACCAGGCGCCCCGGCTCGATCGTCGCGTGCATGGACGCCAGCTGGCGCCCGGAGTTCCGGGTCGCCGCGGTGCCCTCGTACAAGGCACACCGGGTCAAGTACGGCGACGTCGAGGAGGTCCCCCCGGCACTCATCCCGCAGGTGCCGGTGATCGAGGAGTGCCTCGACGCGCTCGGCATCGCGCGCGTCGGCGTGCACGGCTACGAGGCCGACGACGTCATCGGCACCCTGGCGGCGGCGGCACCGGGACCGGTGGAGGTCGTCTCCGGCGACCGCGACCTGTTCCAGGTCGTCGACGACACCCGCGGCGTCCGGGTGCTCTACATCGGCCGCGGGGTCAGCAAGCTCCAGGTCGTCGACGACGAGTGGCTGCGTCTGAAGTACGGCATCACCGGAGCGACGTACGCCGACTTCGCGCTCCTGCGCGGCGACCCGAGCGACGGCCTGCCCGGGGTCCCCGGTGTCGGCGAGCGCACCGCCGCCGACCTGGTGGAGAAGTACGGGTCGGTCGACGCGATGCTCGCCGCGCTCGACGCGGGCGACCTACCCAAGGGCACGGCCGCGAAGATCGGCGCCGCCGCCGACTACCTCAGGGCGGCGGGTCTGGTCGTCCGCGTCGCCGTCGACGCCGAGATCCCGGCCCACGACCCCGCGCTGCCCAGCGCGCCGGCCGACCCCGAGCGGCTCGTGAAGCTCAGCGAGCGCTGGGGTCTCGACAGCCCGCTCAACCGCGTCCTGACGGCGTTGAAGGGCGGCGGCGACTCGTGA
- a CDS encoding M24 family metallopeptidase, producing MSTRTSNYPVAERLAQARDALAVSGIGALLVTPSADLRYLVGYDAAALERLTCLVVTVVGEPRLVVPRLEQPAAEASPAGPAGIDIVAWNETDDPYARVASMLPPSVDRVAVDDHMWAAKVLRFRDAMPGVTQVLAGGVLGPLRMRKGADEVDALREAGAAIDRVHARMSEWLRPGRTEREVGADIERAILAEGHARVDFVIVGSGPNGASPHHELSDRVIAAGDTVVVDIGGTTTAGYCSDSTRTYALGEPSAEVKEYYGVLQHAQEVACTAVRPGATAESIDAAARTVIADAGFGDYFVHRTGHGIGLESHEPPYLVAGNELPLEPGMAFSVEPGIYLPGRHGARIEDIVVVTETGVERLNTVTRDLVVLEP from the coding sequence GTGAGTACGAGGACGTCCAACTATCCCGTCGCCGAGCGACTGGCCCAGGCGCGCGACGCCCTGGCGGTGTCCGGTATCGGCGCGCTCCTGGTGACGCCGAGCGCCGACCTGCGATACCTGGTCGGCTACGACGCGGCGGCGCTCGAGCGCCTGACCTGCCTGGTGGTCACCGTCGTGGGCGAGCCGCGACTCGTCGTGCCGCGGCTCGAGCAGCCGGCGGCGGAGGCGTCGCCCGCGGGACCGGCGGGCATCGACATCGTGGCGTGGAACGAGACCGACGACCCGTACGCCCGGGTCGCCTCGATGCTGCCGCCGTCGGTCGACCGGGTGGCGGTCGACGACCACATGTGGGCGGCGAAGGTGCTGCGGTTCCGTGACGCCATGCCCGGCGTCACCCAGGTCCTCGCCGGCGGCGTGCTCGGCCCGCTCCGCATGCGCAAGGGCGCCGACGAGGTCGACGCGTTGCGCGAGGCGGGGGCGGCGATCGACCGCGTGCACGCCCGGATGAGCGAGTGGCTTAGGCCCGGACGCACCGAGCGCGAGGTGGGCGCCGACATCGAGCGGGCGATCCTCGCCGAAGGGCATGCCCGCGTCGACTTCGTGATCGTGGGCTCGGGTCCCAACGGCGCCAGCCCGCACCACGAGCTGTCCGACCGGGTGATCGCCGCGGGCGACACCGTGGTCGTCGACATCGGGGGCACCACAACCGCCGGCTACTGCTCCGACTCCACGCGCACGTACGCGCTCGGCGAGCCGTCGGCGGAGGTGAAGGAGTACTACGGGGTCCTGCAGCACGCGCAGGAGGTCGCGTGCACGGCCGTGCGTCCCGGCGCGACGGCTGAGTCGATCGACGCCGCCGCCCGCACGGTCATCGCCGATGCCGGCTTCGGCGACTACTTCGTGCACCGCACGGGCCACGGCATCGGCCTGGAGTCGCACGAGCCGCCCTACCTGGTGGCCGGCAACGAACTGCCGCTCGAGCCCGGCATGGCGTTCTCGGTCGAGCCGGGCATCTACCTGCCCGGCCGGCACGGCGCGCGCATCGAGGACATCGTCGTGGTGACGGAGACGGGCGTCGAGCGCCTCAACACCGTCACCCGAGATCTCGTCGTGCTCGAGCCGTGA
- a CDS encoding acyl-CoA dehydrogenase: MNVERLLSADGEALLAMVGEVADHELRPRAAEYEAEHRFPREVVRTLGGLGLLGLPYPEEYGGGGQPYETFLQVVEELARAWLTVGLSVSVHTLACFPLAAYGTQEQRERWLPALLGGDLLGAYCLSEPEAGSDAAALRTTAKADGAGFVLDGTKAWITHAGVADVYAVMARTADTASHGISSFLVPGDADGLAAAAPERKMGLLASPTAQVLLDGVRVAGDRRIGEEGQGFTIALSALDAGRLGIAACAVGLAQAALDTAVAYAKERRQFGRPIVDFQGIGFLLADMATAVEAARALYLHAARRKDAGRSYTREAAMAKLVASDTAMRVTTDAVQVLGGYGYVDDFPVERYMREAKVLQIVEGTNQIQRLVISRRLVKET, translated from the coding sequence ATGAACGTCGAACGCCTGCTGTCCGCGGACGGCGAGGCGCTGCTCGCGATGGTCGGTGAGGTCGCCGACCACGAGCTGCGTCCGCGCGCGGCGGAGTACGAGGCAGAGCACCGTTTCCCCCGCGAGGTGGTCCGCACGCTCGGTGGCCTCGGACTGCTCGGCCTGCCGTACCCCGAGGAGTACGGCGGCGGTGGCCAACCGTACGAGACCTTCCTCCAGGTCGTCGAGGAGCTCGCTCGTGCGTGGCTCACCGTGGGCCTCAGCGTGAGCGTGCACACCCTCGCCTGCTTCCCGCTGGCGGCGTACGGCACGCAGGAGCAGCGCGAACGGTGGCTGCCCGCCCTGCTCGGCGGCGACCTGCTGGGTGCGTACTGCCTGTCGGAGCCCGAGGCCGGCTCCGACGCCGCCGCGTTGCGCACGACGGCGAAGGCCGACGGTGCCGGCTTCGTCCTCGACGGCACCAAGGCGTGGATCACCCACGCGGGAGTCGCCGACGTCTACGCGGTGATGGCGCGCACGGCCGACACGGCCTCGCACGGCATCTCGTCGTTCCTCGTGCCGGGCGACGCCGACGGCCTCGCCGCGGCCGCGCCCGAGCGCAAGATGGGCCTCCTGGCCTCGCCGACCGCGCAGGTGCTGCTCGACGGCGTGCGCGTGGCCGGCGACCGGCGGATCGGCGAGGAGGGGCAGGGTTTCACGATCGCGCTGTCCGCACTCGACGCGGGACGGCTGGGCATCGCGGCGTGCGCGGTCGGGCTCGCCCAGGCGGCGCTCGACACCGCGGTGGCGTACGCGAAGGAGAGGCGGCAGTTCGGCCGGCCGATCGTCGACTTCCAGGGCATCGGCTTCCTGCTTGCCGACATGGCGACGGCGGTCGAGGCGGCCCGCGCGTTGTACCTGCACGCCGCGCGCCGTAAGGACGCCGGCAGGTCGTACACGCGCGAGGCGGCGATGGCCAAGCTGGTCGCGTCCGACACGGCGATGCGGGTGACGACCGACGCGGTGCAGGTGCTCGGCGGCTACGGCTACGTCGACGACTTCCCCGTCGAGCGGTACATGCGGGAGGCAAAGGTGTTGCAGATCGTCGAGGGCACCAACCAGATCCAGCGCCTGGTGATCTCCCGGCGACTCGTCAAGGAGACATGA
- a CDS encoding tetratricopeptide repeat protein: protein MSTSLDKWPDADNDAGVTESTAAAAGLSFRVLGPLEVRLDGRELRVSAAKQRILLASLLLAAGRVVTTDQLVTNIWGDSPIRSARQTLQVYVTRLRDLLGEDTIVTVGHGYLLSAGRGELDLADFDATVDDATKREDDGDLRGAAGLLARALDLWRGEALADVPSEALHQQVVTSLDERRLSVTERRLALELRTGRAETVVGEARRLVTAQPLREHPWALLIRALHATGRQAEALAAYQEVASLLADELGIDPGAELRELHQAVLTGELAVGDGDAGTAASRSVPPVPVVVPRQLPARPAGFVGRRAELDALERWLGERQDSSLVVLSGPPGVGKSAVAVAVGHLMADRYPDGQLFVDLRGFSAEQAMRPADVLPRFLRSLGLPATQVPVELDEQAATYRSLLAGRQVLVVLDNAASAEQVRPLLPGAPGCGVLVTSRDQLRPLVAIDGARFVPLDVLSAEEARLVLAQEIDAERLVADRSAIDHLVELCGHLPLALRIASANLAIGPYDRPSDYVAELRRGERILDLWSGGDGAVVGAAFGISYSALAPATQRYLRLLSQVPGPDFTVPAVAALVDEDERDVKGRLDALVAASLVQPHASGRYRMHDLTREYAVRRAENDEPVQVREAARQRLVDWYIGQADAALVPRFTSLRLVPRSDRVPAPAAEVGIEWIDEEFANLMAAISHAAAHGPPVVSWTLADALRPYFGATERHVEEVAAAELGRGAAERAGDDVGLASMHFLLCDAAYQRRDDAGSVAHGRQAVELFARAGDRLGEAAAWHNLGGAYDIADRHDEAIACVERAVAMFAVDEPDLATRARAGLGSLRAKIGQLAEATAELETVLEIVSSAGAGYADLSLGQVLRLCGRLPEATRHLERATDIHAGIGHRSRATQARIELARCRCDAGDYAGAREAATAALRTAETFDDRLLALDARVALAEAEVRAGGAAEWVDVVPALVDDLVETSDEERTLAGLAVLGLVRRRVGDLDGALAADERALHLATRHALRLPYDDALTSRTATLVGLGRLDEAIEQGEEALGRHRQTGRRLLEARTLEHLGDAREASGDRAAADGLRAEARKVFEAIGAAEATPPSRAGR from the coding sequence ATGAGTACGTCGCTCGACAAATGGCCTGATGCGGACAACGATGCGGGGGTGACCGAGTCGACGGCGGCGGCGGCGGGTCTGAGCTTTCGTGTGCTCGGCCCGTTGGAGGTGCGACTCGACGGTCGAGAGCTCCGGGTGTCGGCGGCGAAGCAACGCATCCTGCTCGCGTCGCTGCTGCTCGCCGCCGGCCGGGTGGTCACGACGGACCAGCTCGTCACGAACATCTGGGGTGACTCACCGATCCGCAGTGCGCGGCAGACCCTCCAGGTCTACGTCACGCGACTGCGCGACCTGCTCGGCGAGGACACGATCGTCACGGTCGGACACGGGTACCTGCTGTCCGCCGGTCGAGGCGAGCTCGACCTGGCCGACTTCGACGCGACGGTGGACGACGCCACCAAGCGCGAAGACGACGGTGACCTGCGAGGTGCGGCCGGCCTGCTGGCGCGGGCGCTCGACCTGTGGCGCGGCGAGGCGCTCGCAGACGTCCCGTCCGAGGCACTGCACCAGCAGGTCGTCACGTCGCTCGACGAGCGGCGCCTGAGCGTCACGGAACGTCGGCTGGCACTGGAGCTGCGCACCGGCCGTGCGGAGACCGTCGTCGGCGAGGCGCGACGGCTGGTCACCGCGCAGCCGTTGCGCGAGCACCCCTGGGCGTTGTTGATCCGAGCGCTGCACGCCACGGGTCGGCAGGCCGAGGCGTTGGCCGCCTACCAGGAGGTCGCGAGCCTGCTGGCCGACGAGCTCGGCATCGATCCCGGCGCCGAGCTGCGGGAGCTGCACCAGGCGGTCCTGACCGGCGAGCTCGCGGTCGGCGACGGCGACGCCGGGACAGCCGCGTCGCGGTCCGTCCCGCCCGTGCCCGTCGTCGTCCCGCGGCAGCTGCCGGCCCGACCGGCCGGGTTCGTCGGGCGCCGCGCCGAGCTCGACGCGCTGGAGCGCTGGCTGGGCGAACGGCAGGACAGCTCGCTCGTGGTGCTGAGCGGACCGCCGGGTGTGGGCAAGTCGGCCGTCGCCGTCGCCGTGGGACACCTGATGGCCGACAGGTACCCCGACGGTCAGCTGTTCGTCGACCTGCGCGGGTTCTCCGCCGAGCAGGCCATGCGTCCCGCCGACGTGCTGCCGAGGTTCCTGCGCAGCCTCGGCCTGCCGGCCACGCAGGTGCCCGTGGAGCTCGACGAGCAGGCCGCGACGTACCGCTCGCTGCTCGCCGGCCGGCAGGTCCTCGTGGTGCTCGACAACGCCGCGTCGGCCGAGCAGGTGCGTCCGCTGCTGCCGGGTGCCCCCGGGTGCGGTGTGCTGGTGACGAGCCGCGACCAGCTCAGGCCGCTCGTGGCGATCGACGGAGCGCGGTTCGTCCCGCTCGACGTGCTCTCGGCGGAGGAGGCCCGCCTCGTCCTGGCGCAGGAGATCGACGCCGAGCGGTTGGTGGCCGACCGCAGCGCGATCGACCACCTGGTCGAGCTCTGCGGACACCTGCCGCTCGCGCTGCGCATCGCCAGCGCCAACCTCGCCATCGGGCCGTACGACCGGCCGAGCGACTACGTCGCGGAGCTGCGCCGTGGCGAGCGCATCCTCGACCTCTGGTCCGGCGGTGACGGGGCGGTGGTCGGCGCGGCGTTCGGGATCTCCTACAGCGCCCTGGCGCCCGCGACCCAGCGCTACCTCCGGCTGCTCAGCCAGGTCCCCGGACCCGACTTCACCGTCCCCGCGGTCGCGGCGCTGGTCGACGAGGACGAGCGCGACGTCAAGGGCCGGCTCGACGCGCTCGTCGCGGCGAGCCTCGTCCAGCCGCACGCATCCGGCCGCTACCGGATGCACGACCTGACCCGCGAGTACGCCGTGCGGCGCGCGGAGAACGACGAGCCGGTCCAGGTGCGCGAGGCGGCGAGGCAACGCCTCGTCGACTGGTACATCGGGCAGGCCGACGCTGCGCTCGTCCCGCGGTTCACGAGCCTCCGTCTCGTGCCGCGATCCGATCGGGTCCCGGCACCGGCGGCCGAGGTCGGCATCGAGTGGATCGACGAGGAGTTCGCCAACCTGATGGCCGCCATCAGTCACGCCGCTGCCCACGGTCCGCCGGTCGTGTCCTGGACGCTGGCCGACGCGTTGCGGCCGTACTTCGGCGCCACCGAGCGGCACGTCGAGGAGGTTGCCGCGGCGGAGCTGGGCCGCGGTGCGGCCGAGCGGGCCGGTGACGATGTCGGGCTCGCCTCGATGCACTTCCTGCTGTGCGACGCGGCGTACCAGCGCCGCGACGACGCGGGCTCGGTTGCGCACGGCCGGCAGGCGGTCGAGCTCTTCGCGCGGGCGGGGGACCGGTTGGGCGAGGCCGCCGCCTGGCACAACCTCGGCGGCGCGTACGACATCGCCGACCGCCACGACGAGGCGATCGCGTGCGTCGAGCGGGCGGTCGCGATGTTCGCCGTCGACGAGCCCGACCTGGCGACGCGTGCGCGCGCCGGACTCGGCAGCCTGCGCGCGAAGATCGGGCAGCTCGCCGAGGCGACGGCCGAGCTGGAGACGGTCCTGGAGATCGTGTCGTCGGCGGGCGCGGGGTACGCGGACCTGAGCCTCGGCCAGGTGCTGCGCCTGTGCGGCCGGCTGCCCGAGGCGACCCGCCATCTCGAACGGGCGACGGACATCCATGCCGGGATCGGCCACCGTTCGCGGGCGACCCAGGCCCGCATCGAGCTCGCCAGGTGCCGGTGTGACGCCGGCGACTACGCGGGGGCGCGCGAGGCGGCGACGGCGGCGCTGCGGACCGCGGAGACCTTCGACGACCGCCTGCTGGCGCTCGACGCCCGGGTGGCGCTCGCCGAGGCGGAGGTCCGCGCCGGCGGCGCGGCCGAGTGGGTCGACGTCGTGCCGGCGCTGGTCGACGACCTGGTCGAGACGAGCGATGAGGAGCGCACGCTGGCGGGTCTCGCCGTGCTCGGCCTCGTCCGCCGGCGAGTCGGCGACCTCGACGGCGCCCTCGCGGCGGACGAGCGCGCGTTGCACCTGGCGACGCGTCACGCGCTGCGCCTGCCCTATGACGACGCCCTCACCTCGCGTACCGCCACCCTCGTCGGCCTGGGACGTCTCGACGAGGCGATCGAGCAGGGCGAGGAAGCGCTCGGACGACACCGGCAGACGGGACGCCGGCTGCTGGAGGCACGCACGCTGGAGCATCTCGGCGATGCGCGGGAGGCGTCGGGCGACCGGGCGGCGGCCGACGGGCTGCGGGCGGAGGCGCGGAAGGTGTTCGAGGCGATCGGTGCCGCGGAGGCTACGCCGCCCAGTCGCGCCGGCCGGTGA
- a CDS encoding winged helix-turn-helix transcriptional regulator codes for MEDLDRRIVGLLASDGRMSYTDLARNTGLSVSAVHQRVRRLEERGVIRGFTVVLDYERVGLPLTAFISVRPLDPAAPDDTADRLADLTEIEACHSVAGEESYILIVRVASPVALESLLARIRTAANVTTRTTVVLSTPYEDRRPLPGPDA; via the coding sequence GTGGAGGACCTCGACCGGCGCATCGTCGGGCTGCTCGCGTCCGACGGCCGGATGAGCTATACCGACCTCGCCAGGAACACCGGCCTGTCGGTGTCGGCCGTCCATCAGCGCGTCCGCAGGCTCGAGGAGCGCGGCGTGATCCGCGGCTTCACGGTGGTCCTCGACTACGAGCGGGTCGGCCTGCCGCTCACCGCGTTCATCTCCGTGCGTCCGCTCGATCCGGCGGCACCCGACGACACCGCCGACCGGCTGGCCGACCTGACGGAGATCGAGGCCTGTCACAGCGTCGCGGGGGAGGAGTCGTACATCCTCATCGTGCGCGTCGCGTCCCCGGTGGCGCTCGAGTCCCTGCTGGCGCGGATCAGGACAGCCGCGAACGTCACGACGCGCACGACCGTGGTCCTGTCGACGCCGTACGAGGACCGGCGGCCTCTGCCGGGACCCGACGCGTGA
- the lnt gene encoding apolipoprotein N-acyltransferase — protein MAQTVTDSADAVAGTRRRLSLPMPLGVAVPLAAVAGLLTILAFPRTYWWPTAPIGVALLALAVHRQRLRVGVLLGALYGVAFFPVLLFWVRVVGYDAWSVLSLIETCYVALLGGLLALVSRLRWWPLWQACLWVVQEFVRSRFPFGGFSWGRLAFAETDSPYTPLASVGGAPLVTFAVALTGGLLAFAAIRAVARRPRPVALAAGGALAVALAGLVVPSPPFTGDSVTVAVVQGNVPRQGLDFLGQRQAVLRNHAAATHQLAADARAGRVARPDFVLWPENASDVNPFAEPGAREIIEDAVRDVGAPVLVGTLVDTPDGRNLENTGVVWDPETGPGDRYVKQHLVPFGEYVPLRPIMSKLVGRLDRIPRDFVPGRDPAALRIGDYRIGDVMCFDVAFDDAVRESIRGANMLTVQTNNATYGGTLQLDQQFSMSRMRAIEHGRPVAIAATSGISAVIDARGEVLSQTEQFTRDVLVEKVALVDATTLADRVGPWPERVIGIVGLFAVGLALWRREWRVSG, from the coding sequence ATGGCCCAGACGGTGACCGACTCCGCCGACGCCGTGGCCGGCACGAGGCGGCGGCTGTCGCTGCCGATGCCGCTCGGCGTCGCGGTCCCGCTGGCGGCCGTCGCGGGACTGCTCACCATCCTGGCGTTCCCGCGCACCTACTGGTGGCCGACGGCGCCGATCGGCGTGGCCCTGCTGGCACTCGCCGTGCACCGGCAACGGTTGCGGGTCGGGGTGCTGCTCGGCGCGCTGTACGGGGTGGCGTTCTTCCCCGTGCTGCTGTTCTGGGTGCGGGTGGTGGGCTACGACGCCTGGTCCGTCCTCAGCCTCATCGAGACGTGCTACGTCGCGCTGCTCGGTGGTCTGCTCGCGCTGGTGTCGCGGCTGCGCTGGTGGCCGCTCTGGCAGGCGTGCCTGTGGGTGGTGCAGGAGTTCGTCAGGAGCCGCTTTCCCTTCGGCGGGTTCAGCTGGGGACGGTTGGCGTTCGCCGAGACCGACTCGCCGTACACGCCGCTGGCGTCGGTCGGCGGCGCGCCGCTGGTGACCTTCGCCGTGGCACTCACCGGTGGGCTGCTCGCCTTCGCCGCGATCCGAGCCGTGGCACGGCGACCGCGGCCGGTCGCCCTCGCCGCCGGGGGAGCCCTGGCCGTGGCGCTCGCCGGGCTGGTGGTGCCGAGTCCACCGTTCACCGGCGACTCCGTGACGGTCGCCGTGGTCCAGGGCAACGTGCCCCGCCAGGGCCTCGACTTCCTCGGTCAACGGCAGGCCGTGCTGCGCAACCACGCGGCGGCCACCCACCAGCTCGCGGCCGACGCGCGAGCGGGACGCGTCGCCAGGCCCGACTTCGTGCTCTGGCCGGAGAACGCGAGCGACGTCAACCCGTTCGCGGAGCCCGGTGCCAGGGAGATCATCGAGGACGCCGTCCGCGACGTCGGCGCGCCCGTGCTCGTGGGCACGCTCGTCGACACCCCCGACGGCCGGAATCTCGAGAACACCGGAGTCGTCTGGGACCCCGAGACGGGACCGGGCGACAGGTACGTCAAGCAGCATCTCGTGCCGTTCGGCGAGTACGTCCCCCTGCGGCCGATCATGAGCAAGCTGGTCGGACGGCTCGACCGCATCCCGCGCGACTTCGTCCCGGGACGTGACCCGGCGGCCCTGCGGATCGGCGACTACCGCATCGGCGACGTGATGTGCTTCGACGTCGCCTTCGACGACGCGGTGCGGGAGTCGATCAGGGGCGCGAACATGCTCACGGTCCAGACGAACAACGCGACGTACGGGGGCACCCTGCAGCTCGACCAGCAGTTCTCGATGTCGCGGATGCGTGCCATCGAGCACGGCCGTCCGGTCGCGATCGCGGCGACGAGCGGCATCAGCGCGGTGATCGACGCGCGCGGCGAGGTGCTCTCCCAGACCGAGCAGTTCACCAGGGACGTGCTCGTCGAGAAGGTGGCACTCGTCGACGCGACCACCCTCGCCGACCGCGTCGGCCCGTGGCCGGAGCGGGTGATCGGTATCGTCGGGCTCTTCGCGGTGGGTCTGGCATTGTGGCGACGAGAGTGGAGGGTGTCGGGTTGA